The following are encoded together in the Streptomyces sp. NBC_01465 genome:
- the ilvD gene encoding dihydroxy-acid dehydratase has protein sequence MPELRSRTVTHGRNMAGARALMRASGVPGADIGRKPIIAVANSFTEFVPGHTHLAPVGRIVSEAITAAGGIAREFNTIAVDDGIAMGHGGMLYSLPSRDLIADSVEYMVEAHCADALICISNCDKITPGMLMAAMRLNIPTVFVSGGPMEAGKATLVDGTVRSLDLVNAISDAVDESISDEDMLRIEENACPTCGSCSGMFTANSMNCLTEALGLSLPGNGSVLATHTARKALYETAGRTIVDITHRYYDQDDETVLPRTIGSRAAFENAMALDISMGGSTNTILHLLAAAQEAELDYNLDDMNEVSRRVPCLAKVAPNVAPGGTYYMEDVHRAGGIPAILGELQRAGLLNEEVHSVHSPSLADWLKNWDVRGGSPSPEAVELWHAAPGCVRSATAFSQSERWDTLDTDAAGGCIRDIEHAYSKDGGLAVLKGNLAVDGCVVKTAGVDESIWTFEGPAVVCESQEEAVDKILRKEIAPGDVVVIRYEGPKGGPGMQEMLYPTSFLKGRGLGKVCALVTDGRFSGGTSGLSIGHASPEAASGGTIALVEDGDRIRIDIPNRTIELLVSDADLDTRREALNGVYAPKSRERKVSQALKAYAAMATSADKGAVRDISKLG, from the coding sequence ATGCCCGAGCTGAGGTCCCGCACAGTCACCCACGGCCGCAACATGGCAGGCGCCCGCGCCCTCATGCGCGCCTCCGGTGTACCCGGCGCGGACATCGGACGGAAGCCGATCATCGCCGTGGCCAACTCCTTCACGGAGTTCGTCCCCGGCCACACGCACCTCGCCCCGGTCGGCCGGATCGTCTCGGAGGCGATCACGGCGGCAGGCGGCATCGCCCGCGAGTTCAACACGATCGCGGTCGACGACGGCATCGCGATGGGCCACGGCGGGATGCTCTACTCCCTCCCCTCCCGCGACCTGATCGCGGACAGCGTGGAGTACATGGTCGAGGCGCACTGCGCCGACGCCCTGATCTGCATCTCCAACTGCGACAAGATCACCCCGGGCATGCTGATGGCCGCGATGCGCCTCAACATCCCCACGGTCTTCGTGTCCGGCGGCCCGATGGAGGCCGGCAAGGCCACCCTCGTCGACGGCACGGTCCGCTCGCTCGACCTGGTCAACGCGATCTCGGACGCGGTCGACGAGAGCATCTCCGACGAGGACATGCTCCGTATCGAGGAGAACGCCTGCCCGACCTGCGGCAGCTGTTCGGGCATGTTCACCGCCAACTCGATGAACTGCCTGACCGAGGCCCTCGGCCTCTCCCTCCCCGGCAACGGCTCGGTCCTCGCCACGCACACGGCCCGCAAGGCGCTGTACGAGACGGCCGGCCGCACGATCGTCGACATCACGCACCGCTACTACGACCAGGACGACGAGACGGTCCTGCCCCGCACCATCGGCAGCCGCGCCGCCTTCGAGAACGCGATGGCCCTGGACATCTCCATGGGCGGATCCACGAACACGATCCTGCACCTCCTCGCAGCCGCCCAGGAAGCCGAACTCGACTACAACCTGGACGACATGAACGAGGTCTCGCGCCGCGTTCCCTGCCTCGCCAAGGTCGCCCCGAACGTCGCCCCGGGCGGTACGTACTACATGGAGGACGTCCACCGGGCAGGCGGCATCCCCGCCATCCTCGGCGAGCTCCAGCGCGCGGGCCTGCTCAACGAAGAGGTCCACAGCGTCCACTCCCCGTCCCTCGCGGACTGGCTGAAGAACTGGGACGTCCGCGGCGGCTCCCCGTCCCCCGAAGCAGTCGAGCTCTGGCACGCGGCCCCCGGCTGCGTCCGCTCGGCAACGGCCTTCTCGCAGTCGGAGCGCTGGGACACCCTGGACACGGACGCGGCCGGCGGCTGCATCCGCGACATCGAGCACGCGTACTCCAAGGACGGCGGCCTGGCGGTCCTCAAGGGCAACCTGGCGGTCGACGGCTGCGTCGTGAAGACGGCCGGCGTCGACGAGTCGATCTGGACCTTCGAGGGTCCGGCGGTCGTCTGCGAGTCCCAGGAAGAGGCGGTCGACAAGATCCTCCGCAAGGAGATCGCGCCGGGCGACGTCGTCGTCATCCGCTACGAGGGCCCCAAGGGCGGCCCGGGTATGCAGGAGATGCTCTACCCGACGTCCTTCCTCAAGGGCCGAGGCCTCGGCAAGGTCTGCGCCCTGGTCACCGACGGCCGCTTCTCCGGCGGAACGTCGGGCCTCTCGATCGGCCACGCGTCCCCCGAGGCGGCGAGCGGCGGCACGATCGCGCTGGTCGAGGACGGCGACCGCATCCGCATCGACATCCCGAACCGCACGATCGAGCTCCTGGTCTCGGACGCCGACCTGGACACGCGCCGCGAGGCCCTGAACGGCGTCTACGCCCCCAAGTCCCGCGAGCGCAAGGTCTCGCAGGCCCTGAAGGCGTACGCGGCGATGGCCACCAGCGCGGACAAGGGTGCGGTCCGCGACATCAGCAAGCTCGGCTGA
- the trpS gene encoding tryptophan--tRNA ligase, translating to MTTVFSGVKPTGHLTLGNYLGAVRQWAEVDQYRAEALFCVVDLHALTMEHDPARVRRLSRQAATLLLAAGLDPEQCVVFVQSHVDEHARLSYLMECTASDGEMRRMIQYKEKVAQARERGESVRLSLLTYPALMAADILAYRTDEVPVGDDQTQHVELARDLAVRFNQRYGQTFVVPRATRPPVAARVMDLQDPSGKMGKSLGTGAAAGIVYLLDDADVVRKKVMRAVTDGGSDVVYDRESSPGVANLLEILAACTGKEAGELAEQYSGYGALKRDVAEAVVELLRPVRERHAELAADPGHVQAVLKAGAERARGLARPVVDAAYAAIGLLEP from the coding sequence ATGACGACCGTCTTCAGTGGGGTCAAGCCGACCGGGCATCTGACGCTGGGGAACTACCTGGGAGCCGTACGGCAGTGGGCCGAGGTCGACCAGTACCGGGCCGAGGCGCTGTTCTGTGTGGTGGATCTGCATGCGCTGACCATGGAGCACGATCCGGCGCGGGTGCGGAGGCTCAGTCGGCAGGCGGCGACGTTGTTGCTGGCTGCGGGGCTCGATCCGGAGCAGTGCGTGGTGTTCGTGCAGAGCCATGTGGATGAGCATGCGCGGCTGTCGTACCTGATGGAGTGCACCGCCTCCGACGGGGAGATGCGGCGCATGATCCAGTACAAGGAGAAGGTCGCGCAGGCGCGGGAGCGCGGGGAGAGTGTGCGGCTGTCGCTGCTCACGTATCCGGCGCTGATGGCCGCCGATATTTTGGCGTACCGCACCGATGAAGTGCCCGTCGGGGACGATCAGACGCAGCACGTCGAGCTGGCGCGGGATCTGGCGGTGCGGTTCAACCAGCGGTACGGGCAGACCTTTGTCGTGCCTCGTGCCACTCGGCCGCCCGTGGCCGCTCGGGTCATGGACCTGCAGGATCCCAGCGGGAAGATGGGGAAGTCGCTGGGCACCGGGGCGGCTGCGGGGATCGTCTATCTGCTCGATGACGCCGATGTCGTACGGAAGAAGGTCATGCGGGCGGTGACCGACGGGGGCAGCGATGTCGTGTACGACCGGGAGAGCAGTCCGGGCGTTGCCAATCTGCTGGAGATCCTGGCCGCCTGTACGGGGAAGGAGGCCGGGGAGCTCGCGGAGCAGTACTCGGGGTACGGGGCGTTGAAGCGCGATGTCGCCGAGGCTGTGGTGGAGCTGCTTCGGCCCGTTCGGGAGCGGCATGCGGAGCTTGCTGCTGATCCTGGGCATGTGCAGGCCGTGCTGAAGGCCGGGGCCGAGCGGGCTCGTGGGCTCGCTCGGCCTGTTGTTGATGCTGCTTACGCGGCGATTGGGCTGTTGGAGCCCTAG
- the proC gene encoding pyrroline-5-carboxylate reductase — MTKATATTQTVAVLGTGKIGEALLSGMIRAGWHPKNLLVTTRRPERAEELSTRYGVEAVTTAEAAKRAETLILAVKPQDMGKLLDELAPHTTPAHLLISAAAGIPTTFIEDRLPHETPVVRVMPNTPVLVDEGMSVISAGTHATPTHLTHTTEIFGAVGKTLRVPESQQDAATALSGSGPAYFYYLVEAMTDAGILLGLPRAQAHDLIVQAAIGAAVMLRDSGEHPVKLREAVTSPAGTTISAIRELENHGVRAALIAALEAARDRSRELASGNG, encoded by the coding sequence ATGACGAAGGCCACGGCCACGACCCAGACCGTCGCAGTCCTGGGTACGGGAAAGATCGGCGAGGCCCTCCTCTCGGGCATGATCCGAGCCGGCTGGCACCCCAAGAACCTCCTGGTCACCACGCGCCGCCCGGAACGAGCCGAAGAACTCAGCACCCGCTACGGCGTAGAAGCGGTCACCACGGCCGAGGCGGCCAAGCGCGCGGAAACCCTGATCCTGGCGGTCAAGCCCCAGGACATGGGCAAGCTCCTCGACGAACTGGCCCCCCACACCACCCCCGCGCACCTCCTCATCAGCGCGGCGGCGGGCATCCCCACCACGTTCATCGAGGACCGCCTCCCGCACGAGACCCCCGTGGTCCGCGTCATGCCGAACACCCCGGTCCTGGTGGACGAAGGCATGTCGGTGATCTCAGCAGGCACCCACGCCACACCAACCCACCTCACGCACACCACCGAGATCTTCGGCGCGGTGGGCAAGACCCTCCGCGTCCCGGAATCCCAGCAGGACGCGGCAACGGCCCTCTCCGGCTCGGGCCCGGCGTACTTCTACTACCTGGTCGAAGCAATGACCGACGCCGGAATCCTCCTCGGCCTCCCGCGCGCCCAGGCCCACGACCTGATCGTCCAGGCGGCGATCGGCGCGGCGGTCATGCTCCGGGACAGCGGCGAACACCCGGTAAAACTCCGCGAAGCGGTGACAAGCCCGGCCGGCACCACCATCAGCGCGATCCGCGAGCTGGAGAACCACGGCGTACGAGCAGCCCTGATCGCCGCCCTGGAAGCAGCCCGCGACCGAAGCCGCGAGCTGGCCTCCGGCAACGGCTAG
- a CDS encoding Ppx/GppA phosphatase family protein, translating into MRLGVLDVGSNTVHLLVVDAHPGARPLPAHSHKAELRLAELLDEQGAIGPEGVDRLVATINEGLQAAEDKGAEEVLPFATSAVREASNADHVLARVHDETGVDLQVLTGEEEARLTFLAARRWFGWSAGKLLLLDIGGGSLEIAYGMDEYPDKAVSLPLGAGRLTHTWLPGDPPDPLDVKALRRHVRAQIARTVGEFTRFGKPDHVVATSKTFKQLSRIAGAARSNEGLYIQRRLSRKSLEEWVPKLAAMTTAERGALPGVSEGRAHQLPAGALVAEGAMDLFGVEELEVCPWALREGIILRRLDHLPPR; encoded by the coding sequence ATGAGACTCGGAGTCCTCGACGTCGGTTCGAACACAGTTCATCTGCTGGTCGTCGACGCCCACCCTGGCGCCCGCCCGCTGCCGGCGCATTCGCACAAGGCCGAGCTCCGTCTCGCCGAACTCCTCGACGAGCAGGGGGCGATCGGCCCCGAAGGCGTCGACCGGCTGGTCGCCACCATCAACGAAGGTCTGCAGGCCGCCGAGGACAAGGGCGCCGAAGAGGTCCTGCCCTTCGCGACCTCCGCAGTCCGCGAGGCCAGCAACGCCGACCACGTCCTCGCCCGTGTCCACGACGAGACGGGCGTCGACCTTCAGGTCCTCACCGGCGAGGAGGAGGCCCGCCTCACCTTCCTCGCCGCACGCCGCTGGTTCGGCTGGTCCGCGGGCAAGCTGCTCCTCCTCGACATCGGCGGCGGCTCGCTCGAAATCGCGTACGGCATGGACGAGTACCCCGACAAAGCCGTCTCCCTCCCGCTCGGCGCGGGCCGCCTCACCCACACCTGGCTGCCCGGAGATCCGCCCGACCCGCTGGACGTGAAGGCGCTGCGCCGCCACGTGCGCGCCCAAATCGCCCGTACGGTCGGCGAGTTCACCCGCTTCGGAAAGCCCGACCACGTCGTCGCGACGTCCAAGACCTTCAAGCAGCTGTCCCGTATCGCAGGGGCGGCCCGCTCGAACGAAGGTTTGTACATCCAGCGCCGGCTGAGTCGTAAATCACTGGAGGAGTGGGTCCCCAAGCTCGCCGCCATGACGACGGCCGAACGCGGCGCCCTCCCCGGCGTCTCCGAGGGCCGCGCCCACCAGCTCCCCGCAGGAGCCCTGGTCGCAGAGGGTGCGATGGACCTCTTCGGCGTCGAGGAGCTCGAAGTCTGCCCCTGGGCGCTGCGCGAGGGCATCATCCTGCGCCGCCTGGACCACCTCCCGCCCCGGTAG
- a CDS encoding TetR/AcrR family transcriptional regulator — protein sequence MTSETPRRRGRPSRAQSATEPDARTRILAAARTEFSERGYDKASMRGIAKQAGVDAALVHHYFGTKDDLFESAIETTLEPDQLLPAIIGTSTDGLGERLARFFIGLWENPATRAPLLAVIRSALTHEAAAKVLRGFFLRRVLEKVAADLDVPNPKFRAELAASHMIGIAMMRYVIKVEPLASADPEEIVALVAPTLQRYLTDAAPVPPVRPRSASEG from the coding sequence GTGACCTCCGAGACCCCGCGCCGCAGGGGCCGCCCCTCCCGCGCCCAGTCCGCGACGGAACCGGACGCCAGGACCCGGATCCTCGCCGCCGCACGCACGGAATTCTCGGAACGGGGCTACGACAAGGCCTCCATGCGCGGCATCGCCAAGCAGGCGGGGGTCGACGCGGCGCTGGTCCACCACTACTTCGGCACCAAGGACGACCTCTTCGAGTCGGCCATCGAGACGACCCTGGAACCGGACCAGCTGCTCCCCGCGATCATCGGCACCTCCACCGACGGCCTCGGCGAACGCCTGGCCCGCTTCTTCATCGGCCTCTGGGAGAACCCGGCGACGCGCGCCCCGCTCCTCGCGGTGATCCGCTCGGCGCTCACCCACGAGGCGGCGGCCAAGGTGCTGCGCGGCTTCTTCCTGCGCCGCGTCCTGGAGAAGGTCGCGGCGGACCTCGACGTACCGAACCCGAAGTTCCGCGCGGAGCTCGCGGCCTCGCACATGATCGGGATCGCGATGATGCGATACGTGATCAAGGTCGAGCCCCTGGCATCGGCGGACCCGGAGGAGATCGTCGCGCTGGTGGCCCCCACACTCCAGCGCTACCTGACGGACGCGGCCCCCGTACCCCCCGTACGACCGCGCTCGGCATCCGAAGGATGA
- a CDS encoding class I SAM-dependent methyltransferase has protein sequence MTEDFALSFDTVAAQYAASRPGYPSTLFDAVEAMADQPLKGARVYDIGAGTGIATRLLRDRGAHVTAVEPGPKMAAQLRKGLPDVPLIQGDGNSLPLATGSADFITYAQSWHWTDPSRSIPEALRVLTPRGALALWWNVPDPEIPWAAAQEARLQKRFPDYHRHGVAPQAAAIIKTLDDGLRPAFRTLHWQRTVPLETHLGHLGSRSYFAVMGPEGTAEVLSSERTELLRTFPDAQIPESYRLDLTVVRNT, from the coding sequence ATGACGGAAGACTTCGCGCTGTCCTTCGACACGGTGGCCGCCCAGTACGCCGCATCCCGCCCCGGCTACCCCTCCACCCTCTTCGACGCCGTGGAAGCAATGGCCGACCAGCCCCTCAAAGGGGCAAGGGTCTACGACATCGGCGCCGGCACAGGCATCGCCACCCGCCTCCTCCGCGACAGAGGAGCGCACGTCACAGCCGTCGAGCCGGGCCCCAAAATGGCCGCCCAGCTGAGAAAAGGCCTCCCCGACGTCCCCCTGATCCAGGGCGACGGAAACAGCCTCCCCCTGGCCACCGGTTCCGCGGACTTCATCACCTACGCCCAGTCCTGGCACTGGACCGACCCGTCCCGCTCCATCCCCGAGGCCCTCCGCGTGCTCACCCCGCGCGGCGCCCTCGCCCTCTGGTGGAACGTCCCGGACCCCGAGATCCCCTGGGCGGCGGCCCAGGAGGCCCGCCTCCAGAAGCGCTTCCCGGACTACCACCGCCACGGCGTGGCACCCCAGGCCGCCGCGATCATCAAGACGCTGGACGACGGCCTGCGCCCCGCCTTCCGCACCCTGCACTGGCAGCGCACGGTCCCCCTCGAAACGCACCTCGGCCACCTGGGCAGCCGTTCCTATTTCGCGGTGATGGGCCCGGAGGGCACGGCAGAGGTCCTGTCGTCCGAGCGCACCGAACTCCTCCGTACGTTCCCGGACGCCCAGATCCCCGAGTCGTACAGGCTCGACCTCACGGTCGTACGAAACACCTGA
- a CDS encoding ABC transporter permease, with translation MNAARTTATAARVLRQLRHDPRSIALLLLVPCVMLLLLRYVFDGSPRTFDSIGASLLGIFPLITMFLVTSIATLRERTSGTLERLLAMPLAKADLIGGYALAFGAVAVLQSILATALALWALGLDVTGSPWLLLLIALLDALLGTALGLFVSAFATSEFQAVQFMPAVLFPQLLLCGLFAPRATMQPVLEAISYAFPMTYAVDGMNQVLTHPDITPTFVRDLAVVIACALAVLALGAATLRRRTA, from the coding sequence ATGAACGCCGCCCGCACCACAGCCACCGCCGCCCGCGTCCTGCGCCAGCTCCGCCACGACCCGCGCTCGATCGCGCTCCTCCTCCTGGTCCCCTGCGTGATGCTCCTGCTGCTCCGCTACGTATTCGACGGCAGCCCCCGCACCTTCGACTCCATCGGCGCATCCCTCCTCGGCATCTTCCCGCTGATCACGATGTTCCTGGTGACCTCCATCGCGACCCTCCGCGAACGCACCTCGGGCACCCTGGAACGCCTCCTCGCCATGCCCCTCGCCAAGGCGGACCTGATCGGCGGCTACGCCCTGGCCTTCGGCGCAGTAGCCGTACTCCAGTCGATCCTCGCGACAGCCCTCGCCCTCTGGGCCCTGGGCCTGGACGTCACGGGATCCCCCTGGCTCCTCCTCCTGATCGCGCTCCTGGACGCCCTGCTCGGCACGGCCCTCGGCCTCTTCGTCTCCGCGTTCGCGACGTCCGAGTTCCAGGCGGTCCAGTTCATGCCGGCGGTCCTCTTCCCTCAACTCCTCCTCTGCGGCCTGTTCGCCCCGCGCGCCACGATGCAGCCGGTGCTCGAAGCGATCTCGTACGCCTTCCCGATGACGTACGCGGTCGACGGCATGAACCAGGTCCTCACCCACCCCGACATCACCCCCACCTTCGTCCGCGACCTGGCCGTGGTCATCGCCTGCGCCCTCGCGGTCCTGGCCCTGGGCGCGGCCACCCTCCGCCGCCGCACCGCCTGA
- a CDS encoding ABC transporter ATP-binding protein: protein MVNKTPDAVTARGLTVDRGPRTVLRDLHFTVPRGQITGLLGPSGCGKSTLMRAIVGTQANVTGTLEVLGLPAGSATLRPRIGYVTQAPSVYADLTVHQNLAYFAAILTPGRAAAARRRTDVDRAISAVDLTTHTDALTKNLSGGQLNRVSLAVALLGTPELLVLDEPTVGLDPVLRRDLWTLFHEIASRGTTILVSSHAMDEAERCHRLLLLREGTLLADETPHGILTRTATTTVEDAFLHLVDEAAPAHPKEEAR from the coding sequence ATGGTGAATAAAACACCGGACGCGGTCACGGCCCGCGGCCTCACCGTCGACCGCGGCCCCCGCACCGTCCTGCGCGACCTGCACTTCACGGTCCCCCGAGGCCAGATCACCGGCCTCCTGGGCCCCTCGGGCTGCGGCAAATCAACCCTGATGCGCGCGATCGTCGGCACCCAGGCCAACGTCACCGGCACCCTCGAAGTCCTCGGCCTCCCCGCCGGATCGGCAACCCTGCGCCCCCGCATCGGCTACGTCACCCAGGCCCCCTCCGTCTACGCAGACCTCACGGTCCACCAGAACCTCGCCTACTTCGCCGCGATCCTCACCCCGGGCCGCGCAGCAGCAGCCCGGCGCCGTACGGACGTGGACCGCGCGATCTCCGCCGTCGACCTCACCACGCACACCGACGCCCTCACGAAGAACCTCTCAGGCGGCCAGCTCAACCGCGTCTCCCTGGCCGTCGCGCTCCTGGGCACCCCCGAACTCCTGGTCCTCGACGAACCCACCGTCGGCCTGGACCCCGTACTCCGCCGCGACCTGTGGACCCTCTTCCACGAGATCGCGTCCCGCGGCACCACGATCCTCGTCTCCTCCCACGCCATGGACGAGGCCGAGCGCTGCCACCGCCTCCTGCTCCTCCGCGAAGGCACGCTCCTGGCCGACGAGACGCCACACGGCATCCTCACCCGCACGGCCACCACCACAGTCGAGGACGCCTTCCTCCACCTGGTCGACGAGGCAGCACCCGCACACCCCAAGGAGGAGGCCCGATGA
- a CDS encoding sugar phosphate isomerase/epimerase family protein gives MAEPVVRIPDAKVALSTASVYPESTATAFEMAARLGYDGVEVMVWTDPVSQDIEALRRLSDYHGVPILAVHAPCLLITQRVWSTDPWTKLQRAQAAAEKLGASTVVVHPPFRWQRQYARDFVTGIWRMANETDVRFAVENMYPWRYRDREMLAYAPDWDPTKDDYRHFTVDLSHTATARNDAMSMIDRMGDRLAHVHLADGRGSGKDEHLVPGRGTQPCAELLERLARTSFDGHVVIEVNTRRAMSAAEREADLAEALAFTRLHLATRVHQP, from the coding sequence GTGGCAGAACCAGTGGTGCGCATCCCGGATGCGAAGGTCGCGCTGTCCACGGCGTCCGTGTACCCGGAGTCGACGGCGACGGCCTTCGAGATGGCCGCGCGCCTGGGCTACGACGGCGTCGAGGTCATGGTGTGGACCGACCCCGTGTCCCAGGACATCGAGGCCCTGCGCCGCCTCTCCGACTACCACGGGGTCCCGATCCTGGCGGTCCACGCCCCGTGTCTCCTGATCACCCAGCGCGTGTGGTCCACCGACCCGTGGACCAAGCTCCAGCGCGCCCAGGCGGCCGCCGAGAAGCTCGGTGCGTCGACGGTCGTCGTGCACCCGCCGTTCCGCTGGCAGCGGCAGTACGCACGCGACTTCGTGACCGGGATCTGGCGGATGGCGAACGAGACGGACGTCCGATTCGCTGTCGAGAACATGTACCCGTGGCGCTACCGCGACCGCGAGATGCTCGCGTACGCACCCGACTGGGACCCCACCAAGGACGACTACCGCCACTTCACGGTCGACCTCTCGCACACCGCGACGGCCCGCAACGACGCCATGTCCATGATCGACCGGATGGGCGACCGCCTGGCCCACGTCCACCTCGCCGACGGCCGGGGCTCCGGCAAGGACGAGCACCTGGTCCCGGGCCGCGGCACCCAGCCCTGCGCGGAACTCCTGGAGCGCCTCGCTCGTACTTCCTTCGACGGCCATGTCGTCATCGAGGTCAACACCCGCCGCGCGATGTCCGCCGCCGAACGCGAGGCCGATCTGGCCGAGGCCCTGGCCTTCACGCGCCTCCACCTGGCCACCCGGGTCCATCAGCCGTGA
- a CDS encoding BACON domain-containing protein produces the protein MTSSRLEHPTHTTGAHRAQRRAPGQATRIQRPPARYEAYLDGLFTYCLSVLCDHDAATAVLGDVLALSERQFSRSPSADPQRRAWLYALARWACLRKLAELKRSRPGAHTGRTTGPAPSVPQETADSRHRELALLAWPEAAGTTPEQREALELAVRHRLAPAEVAAVLGMDSASARALLAAAACEVERTRAALAVVETGSCSSVARLTGDRRVLLSPALRRELVRHVDDCPRCRRAAERAGAAGPWPGSVLSTGSPAELPLVAAPRQAAYVAMLHAPRSNAPRFGRNGFPLDPKDHAARRDRLRARAVTTTVVATVVAAPVLALWAAYRGAPFTGEGHDGSRVTASETDGQGGLNSSPYDHYENAGNARTDPSPGFTAGSRAPDVSVEVISPGAAAGPKAPGAGRLTVEAQSSGETTTITLTNAGGAPVHWSAWTDADWLRFSSTSGTLAPGGTFTIQVYVNHHRDPEGDWTARIGIDPTGAVVSVSGHGRPHHHRPPTDDPTPPTQGPTPTPTDSASPTPTDSPTPTPTDSTSPSPTETATPLPAN, from the coding sequence GTGACGAGCAGCAGGCTGGAGCACCCCACGCACACCACCGGCGCACACCGGGCGCAGCGACGTGCCCCCGGCCAGGCGACCCGCATCCAGCGGCCGCCCGCGCGCTACGAGGCTTATCTCGACGGCCTGTTCACCTACTGTCTCTCCGTCCTGTGCGACCACGACGCGGCGACGGCGGTCCTGGGCGACGTACTCGCCCTGTCCGAGCGGCAGTTCAGCCGCAGCCCGTCCGCCGACCCGCAGCGCCGCGCCTGGCTGTACGCGCTGGCGCGCTGGGCGTGCCTGCGCAAACTGGCCGAGCTGAAGCGCTCGCGCCCGGGGGCGCACACCGGCCGCACCACCGGGCCCGCCCCGTCCGTCCCTCAGGAGACCGCCGACAGCAGGCACCGCGAACTCGCCCTGCTGGCCTGGCCCGAGGCCGCCGGCACCACCCCCGAGCAGCGCGAGGCCCTGGAGTTGGCGGTACGCCACCGGCTCGCCCCCGCCGAAGTCGCCGCCGTCCTCGGCATGGACTCCGCATCGGCCCGCGCCCTGCTGGCCGCCGCCGCGTGCGAGGTGGAGCGGACCCGGGCCGCTCTCGCGGTCGTGGAGACCGGCAGCTGCTCCTCCGTCGCCCGCCTCACCGGCGACCGCCGGGTGCTGCTCTCCCCGGCGCTCCGCCGCGAACTCGTACGCCATGTCGACGACTGCCCGCGCTGCCGCCGCGCCGCCGAGCGCGCGGGCGCCGCGGGCCCGTGGCCGGGCTCCGTGCTGTCCACCGGGTCCCCCGCCGAACTCCCGCTGGTCGCAGCCCCGCGCCAGGCGGCGTACGTGGCGATGCTGCACGCGCCGCGGAGCAACGCCCCCCGCTTCGGGCGAAACGGTTTCCCTCTCGACCCCAAGGACCACGCGGCCCGCCGCGACCGGCTCCGCGCCAGGGCGGTCACCACCACGGTCGTGGCGACGGTGGTCGCGGCCCCCGTCCTGGCGCTCTGGGCGGCGTACCGAGGAGCGCCCTTCACCGGCGAGGGGCACGACGGTTCCCGGGTCACCGCGAGCGAGACGGACGGCCAGGGAGGCCTCAACTCCAGCCCGTACGACCACTACGAGAACGCGGGCAACGCCCGCACCGACCCGTCCCCCGGCTTCACGGCCGGCAGCCGTGCCCCCGACGTCTCGGTGGAGGTGATCAGCCCCGGCGCCGCCGCAGGCCCGAAGGCCCCCGGCGCGGGCCGTCTCACGGTCGAGGCCCAGTCGTCCGGCGAGACGACCACGATCACACTCACCAACGCGGGCGGCGCCCCCGTGCACTGGTCGGCCTGGACGGACGCCGACTGGCTCCGGTTCAGCAGCACTTCGGGAACTCTCGCCCCGGGGGGCACGTTCACGATTCAGGTGTACGTGAACCACCACCGCGATCCGGAGGGCGACTGGACGGCCCGCATCGGCATCGACCCCACGGGTGCGGTGGTCTCGGTCTCCGGCCACGGCAGGCCGCACCATCACCGCCCCCCGACGGACGACCCGACCCCGCCCACCCAGGGCCCGACACCGACCCCCACGGACAGCGCGTCGCCGACCCCGACGGACTCCCCGACACCAACGCCCACAGACAGCACGTCGCCGTCCCCCACGGAGACGGCGACGCCACTGCCCGCGAACTAG